A single region of the Streptomyces sp. AM 4-1-1 genome encodes:
- a CDS encoding DUF6191 domain-containing protein, translated as MFNFFEELFAPGRKHAAEEQKRLELSRVDLGVGDPGRGPIDLSSGKVTVRAPDSESGATPEGGRETGAEAATSEGPDPEKDTGPGGGADDGR; from the coding sequence GTGTTCAACTTCTTCGAGGAACTCTTCGCCCCCGGCCGTAAACACGCCGCCGAGGAACAGAAGCGGCTGGAGCTGAGCCGGGTGGATCTCGGTGTCGGCGACCCCGGGCGCGGGCCGATAGACCTCTCGTCGGGCAAGGTGACCGTCCGGGCTCCGGATTCGGAGTCCGGGGCGACGCCGGAGGGCGGACGAGAAACGGGTGCCGAGGCCGCCACCTCGGAAGGCCCGGACCCGGAGAAGGACACGGGTCCGGGCGGGGGCGCCGACGACGGCCGGTGA
- a CDS encoding GNAT family protein — MFAVSLGDDGAELGPLEIWQAPEFLAHMDRARDLVDPWIPFASYATDLESARALLQRYADRQATDTGRIYGIRLDGTLVGGVMFPAFDAASGVCEVGCWLEPAGQGRGLVTRAARKLIDWAVEERGMHRVEWRASSANTRSVAVAQRLGMTRDGVLREDTPYRGVRQDTEIWSVLAPEWRRAKR; from the coding sequence ATGTTCGCGGTGTCCCTGGGGGACGACGGGGCCGAACTGGGCCCGCTGGAGATCTGGCAGGCGCCGGAATTCCTCGCCCATATGGACCGGGCACGGGATCTCGTGGACCCGTGGATTCCGTTCGCCTCGTACGCGACCGACCTGGAGTCGGCGCGCGCACTGCTCCAGCGGTACGCGGACCGGCAGGCGACCGACACCGGACGGATATACGGCATCCGGCTGGACGGCACACTCGTCGGCGGCGTGATGTTCCCCGCCTTCGACGCCGCTTCTGGCGTCTGCGAGGTCGGCTGCTGGCTGGAGCCCGCCGGTCAGGGGCGGGGCCTGGTGACCCGGGCGGCGCGGAAGCTGATCGACTGGGCGGTGGAGGAGCGCGGGATGCACCGGGTGGAGTGGCGCGCGTCCTCCGCGAACACCCGCAGTGTGGCCGTTGCCCAGCGGCTCGGCATGACCCGCGACGGGGTGCTGCGGGAGGACACGCCGTACCGGGGCGTACGCCAGGACACCGAGATCTGGTCCGTACTGGCGCCGGAGTGGCGCCGCGCGAAACGGTGA
- a CDS encoding PQQ-dependent sugar dehydrogenase — protein MTALFAASLLLSAGCAPDGGPAGGGSDGSASPRSSPASSASAAPSPSPSEDVAEPPPAKGSVKVVSTLAEGLNSPWGLAELPGGDLLVTSRDQGTITRIDGTTGKKTLLGSVPGVSASGEGGLLGLAVSPTYGTDHLLYVYFTTASDNRIARLLYDEDETAGRMLGAPDTIVRDIPKGAVHNGGRIAFGPDRMLYAGTGETGDDGLAQDKESLAGKILRMTPDGEPVHGNPSADSLVYSYGHRNVQGLAWDGRKQLWASEFGQDTWDELNRIVPDGDYGWPEVEGTKGRKGFIDPVAQWKTSEASPSGIAFAGGSIWMAGLRGERLWRIPLSGDAAGEPLAAPQSFLEGKYGRLRTVLAAGGDKLWLVTSETDGRGTPKPGDDRILVLEVR, from the coding sequence GTGACCGCGCTGTTCGCCGCGTCGCTGCTGCTGTCCGCCGGGTGTGCACCGGACGGCGGTCCGGCGGGCGGGGGGTCGGACGGGTCGGCGTCACCCCGGTCGTCACCCGCCTCTTCGGCGTCCGCCGCGCCCTCCCCCTCGCCGTCGGAGGATGTGGCCGAGCCGCCGCCCGCCAAGGGGTCGGTGAAGGTGGTGTCGACGCTCGCGGAGGGCCTGAACTCTCCGTGGGGGCTCGCGGAGCTGCCCGGTGGTGATCTGCTGGTGACCTCCCGTGACCAGGGCACGATCACCCGGATCGACGGCACGACCGGGAAGAAGACGCTGCTGGGCTCGGTGCCCGGGGTGTCGGCGTCCGGTGAGGGCGGGCTGCTGGGCCTGGCGGTGTCGCCGACGTACGGCACCGATCATCTGCTCTACGTGTATTTCACGACCGCGTCCGACAACCGCATCGCCCGTCTGCTGTACGACGAGGACGAGACGGCGGGCCGGATGCTCGGGGCGCCCGACACGATCGTGCGGGACATCCCGAAGGGGGCCGTGCACAACGGCGGCCGGATCGCGTTCGGCCCGGACCGGATGCTGTACGCGGGCACCGGCGAGACCGGGGACGACGGGCTCGCCCAGGACAAGGAGTCGTTGGCCGGGAAGATCCTGCGGATGACACCGGACGGTGAGCCGGTGCACGGCAATCCGTCGGCGGACTCCCTGGTGTACTCGTACGGGCACCGCAATGTGCAGGGCCTGGCCTGGGACGGGCGGAAGCAGCTGTGGGCGTCGGAGTTCGGGCAGGACACCTGGGACGAGCTGAACCGCATCGTGCCCGACGGCGACTACGGCTGGCCGGAGGTCGAGGGCACGAAGGGCAGGAAGGGGTTCATCGACCCGGTCGCCCAGTGGAAGACGTCCGAGGCGTCACCGAGCGGGATCGCGTTCGCCGGGGGATCGATCTGGATGGCGGGCCTGCGCGGTGAACGGCTCTGGCGGATTCCGCTCTCCGGTGACGCGGCCGGGGAACCTCTGGCGGCCCCCCAGTCGTTCCTGGAAGGGAAGTACGGCCGTCTGCGTACCGTGCTCGCCGCGGGCGGCGACAAGCTCTGGCTCGTGACCAGCGAGACGGACGGCCGTGGCACCCCGAAGCCGGGAGACGACAGGATTCTGGTGCTGGAGGTGCGGTGA
- a CDS encoding 2-hydroxyacid dehydrogenase: MTSTRTSPRNQDVWLPIAIDGIDGLPEGLNYHFWDGGRDYPADPANCAFYVVPYLKGPEVAVRPLAVLSGVRVVQTLSAGTDLVQRHLGQLPPGVQLCNAKGVHEASTAELALALILASLRDLPGFVRGQDNEDWRTGFYPALADKSVLIVGYGAIGAAIEDRLEPFECARLVRVARSARTTARGPVHAIDELPALLPEADVVVLVTPLTPATQGLVDAPFLAAMADGALLVNVARGPVVDTGALLAELESGRLRAALDVTDPEPLPAGHPLWHAPNVLITPHVGGSTSAFLPRARRLLAGQLTRFAAGEPLRNLVLTTG; this comes from the coding sequence ATGACTTCCACCAGGACATCGCCCCGGAATCAGGACGTATGGCTGCCGATCGCGATCGACGGGATCGACGGACTCCCCGAGGGTCTCAACTACCACTTCTGGGACGGCGGGCGGGACTACCCAGCCGACCCCGCGAACTGCGCGTTCTACGTGGTCCCCTACCTGAAGGGGCCGGAGGTCGCCGTCCGCCCGCTCGCCGTACTGAGCGGTGTACGGGTGGTGCAGACCCTCTCCGCCGGCACCGACCTCGTCCAGCGCCACCTCGGGCAGCTGCCGCCCGGCGTTCAGCTGTGCAACGCCAAGGGGGTCCACGAGGCGTCGACCGCCGAGCTGGCCCTCGCCCTGATCCTGGCATCCCTGCGCGACCTCCCCGGCTTCGTGCGCGGCCAGGACAACGAGGACTGGCGCACCGGCTTCTATCCCGCGCTCGCCGACAAGTCCGTCCTGATCGTCGGGTACGGGGCGATCGGCGCCGCCATCGAGGACCGGCTCGAACCCTTCGAGTGCGCGCGGCTGGTGCGCGTCGCGCGCTCCGCGCGAACCACCGCGCGCGGTCCCGTACACGCGATCGACGAGCTGCCCGCGCTGCTGCCCGAAGCCGATGTCGTCGTCCTGGTCACCCCGCTCACCCCCGCCACACAAGGGCTGGTGGACGCCCCGTTCCTCGCCGCGATGGCGGACGGGGCGCTCCTGGTGAACGTCGCGCGCGGCCCCGTCGTGGACACCGGGGCCCTGCTGGCCGAACTGGAGTCCGGCCGCCTGCGCGCCGCCCTCGACGTCACTGATCCGGAACCGCTGCCCGCGGGCCATCCTCTCTGGCATGCTCCGAACGTCCTCATCACGCCTCATGTGGGCGGCAGCACCTCGGCGTTCCTGCCGCGCGCCAGGCGTCTGCTGGCCGGTCAGCTCACCCGGTTCGCGGCGGGGGAGCCGCTGCGCAACCTCGTGCTCACCACCGGCTGA
- a CDS encoding aldo/keto reductase — protein sequence MGSVGLGCMPMSWAYSASQQRGDRSLRTVHAALDAGVRLLDTADMYGPFTNELLVGRALKGRRSEAFVSTKCGLLVGDQHIVANGRPGYVRRACDASLRRLQTDVIDLYQLHRADPEIPVEETWGAMADLVSAGKVRALGLCAVGARASRRSGARTHDGTIRQLERVQQVFPVSAVQAELSVWSPEALETLLPWCAARGVGVLAAMPLGNGFLTGTLTPGQGFEPQDLRARHPRFTAEMMAANQPVVAGLRRIAERHGATVAQVALAWVLRQGAHVVPVPGTKREEWAVENARAADVELTAGDLAEIDALPRARGSWD from the coding sequence GTGGGCTCGGTCGGGCTCGGCTGCATGCCGATGAGCTGGGCGTACAGCGCGTCCCAGCAGCGCGGCGACCGCTCGTTGCGTACCGTGCACGCCGCACTCGACGCGGGCGTCCGACTGCTCGACACGGCCGACATGTACGGCCCCTTCACCAATGAGCTGCTGGTGGGCAGGGCGCTGAAGGGCCGGCGGTCCGAGGCGTTCGTCTCCACCAAGTGCGGGCTGCTGGTGGGCGATCAGCACATCGTGGCCAACGGCCGCCCCGGCTATGTGCGGCGGGCCTGTGACGCCTCGCTGCGCCGGCTCCAGACCGATGTGATCGATCTGTACCAACTGCACCGGGCCGACCCCGAGATACCGGTGGAGGAGACCTGGGGCGCGATGGCCGATCTGGTCTCGGCGGGAAAGGTGCGGGCGCTCGGTCTGTGCGCGGTCGGTGCGCGTGCCTCGCGCCGGTCGGGGGCGCGGACGCATGACGGAACGATCCGCCAACTGGAGCGGGTGCAGCAGGTGTTCCCGGTGAGCGCGGTGCAGGCGGAGCTGTCGGTGTGGTCGCCGGAGGCGCTGGAGACCCTGCTGCCGTGGTGCGCGGCGCGGGGTGTGGGTGTGCTGGCGGCGATGCCGCTGGGCAACGGTTTCCTGACCGGCACGCTGACGCCCGGTCAGGGTTTCGAGCCGCAGGACCTGCGGGCCAGGCATCCCCGGTTCACCGCGGAGATGATGGCGGCGAACCAGCCGGTGGTGGCGGGGCTGCGCAGGATCGCGGAGCGGCACGGGGCGACGGTGGCGCAGGTGGCGCTGGCGTGGGTGCTGCGGCAGGGCGCGCACGTGGTGCCGGTGCCGGGGACGAAGCGCGAGGAGTGGGCGGTGGAGAACGCGCGGGCGGCGGACGTGGAGCTGACGGCGGGGGACCTGGCGGAGATCGACGCGCTGCCCCGGGCGCGGGGGTCGTGGGACTGA